Proteins encoded in a region of the Mycolicibacterium chitae genome:
- a CDS encoding lipoprotein LpqH, whose protein sequence is MKRAFAVAVSGAAILIGGLVGCSNDSSNSDRVHEATESAKSAVNEATETAKSAVTSATDAAKEAIDGPSVSIDGEDQNIEGNVTCAAMGGNVQIAIGDAAGGVGAQVSEGDDPVVRSVGLGNVGGVALGYTEGVPGGEATATKDGNTYTITGTASGADMANPMEMVTKPFEIKVTCP, encoded by the coding sequence GTGAAGCGAGCGTTTGCAGTCGCTGTCAGCGGGGCGGCCATCCTGATCGGCGGGTTGGTCGGCTGTTCGAACGACAGTTCCAATTCGGATCGCGTGCACGAGGCCACGGAGAGCGCCAAGAGCGCCGTCAACGAGGCCACCGAAACCGCCAAGAGTGCGGTCACCTCCGCCACCGACGCCGCCAAGGAGGCCATCGACGGCCCCAGCGTCAGCATCGACGGTGAAGACCAGAACATCGAGGGCAACGTGACGTGCGCCGCGATGGGCGGCAACGTCCAGATCGCCATCGGCGACGCGGCCGGCGGCGTCGGCGCGCAAGTCAGCGAAGGCGACGACCCCGTCGTGCGCTCGGTCGGACTCGGCAACGTCGGCGGCGTCGCCCTGGGCTACACCGAGGGCGTCCCGGGCGGCGAGGCCACCGCCACCAAGGACGGCAACACCTACACCATCACCGGCACCGCCTCCGGCGCCGACATGGCCAACCCCATGGAGATGGTCACCAAACCCTTCGAGATCAAAGTGACCTGCCCCTAG
- a CDS encoding lipoprotein LpqH, with amino-acid sequence MKYSYLVVAAVGATVLAGCSSNSDEYTPPPGTLVAGTAEITVNDTDLGEFDSVSCSPAGPLTTITTGDDTSGSTVVISNAEGLIAESVSIRELGGFTGSYNRGLGDDEAEVSMTGNTYTVTGSADGFATDEPSFRTTGTFTIKVAC; translated from the coding sequence GTGAAGTATTCCTATCTGGTTGTCGCCGCCGTCGGCGCGACGGTGCTGGCGGGCTGTTCCTCGAACTCCGACGAGTACACGCCGCCGCCCGGGACGCTGGTGGCCGGCACCGCCGAAATCACCGTCAACGACACCGACCTCGGCGAGTTCGACTCGGTGTCGTGCTCGCCCGCCGGGCCGCTGACCACGATCACCACCGGGGACGACACCTCCGGCAGCACCGTGGTGATCTCCAACGCCGAGGGGTTGATCGCCGAATCGGTGTCCATCCGCGAACTCGGCGGCTTCACCGGCAGCTACAACCGCGGCCTCGGCGACGACGAGGCGGAGGTGTCGATGACCGGGAACACCTACACCGTGACCGGCAGCGCCGACGGCTTCGCCACCGACGAACCCAGCTTCCGGACCACCGGCACGTTCACCATCAAGGTGGCCTGCTGA
- a CDS encoding lipoprotein LpqH, which yields MKPSVLAGGCTVALVLLAGCSAQDSDSADSTDTTGATTATATEDSAPGAEPTEGQAAPEGDHVTFGASDVGEISSVTCQTDAGVTTITIAATPDTTVVLTDEETPAVKSVSIGEAGSDGPSLVFLEGVSDAPETTRDGNRYTVVGSGMGTESSDESDPAQPVEMPFDIAVSCP from the coding sequence ATGAAGCCATCAGTTCTCGCCGGCGGTTGCACCGTCGCACTCGTCCTCCTCGCCGGCTGCTCCGCACAGGATTCCGACTCCGCCGACAGCACCGACACCACCGGGGCGACGACGGCCACCGCGACCGAGGACTCCGCGCCGGGAGCCGAGCCGACCGAGGGCCAGGCCGCGCCCGAGGGCGACCACGTCACCTTCGGCGCCTCTGACGTCGGCGAGATCTCGTCGGTGACCTGTCAGACCGACGCCGGCGTCACCACCATCACCATCGCCGCCACCCCGGACACCACTGTGGTGCTCACCGACGAGGAGACCCCGGCGGTCAAGTCCGTGAGCATCGGCGAGGCCGGTTCCGACGGGCCCTCGCTGGTCTTCCTCGAGGGCGTCTCCGACGCACCGGAGACCACCCGCGACGGCAACCGGTACACCGTCGTCGGCTCCGGGATGGGCACCGAGTCCAGCGACGAGAGCGACCCGGCCCAGCCCGTGGAGATGCCGTTCGACATCGCGGTCAGCTGCCCCTGA
- a CDS encoding HAD family hydrolase, whose amino-acid sequence MTDLIAEVAEGPAGAHIGAFFDLDGTLIDGFTPSAHARHRIRNRQAKIGELFGILEAALRYRWGRMEFDRLLVRAAGYLRGTGLAELEELGEQLFEEQIRPRLHTEMLRLIGIHQDLGHTVVLSSSALTIHAGPVARGLAIPHLICNHFEVDAHGRLTGDIVTPIIWGARKAAAATDFSARHGVALEHSYFYADGDEDAALMRRVGNPRPVNPRPGLAAAADEHGWPILRVGGAGRRPLRIGLNTWRGRTLRGA is encoded by the coding sequence GTGACCGATCTGATCGCTGAGGTAGCCGAGGGGCCGGCGGGGGCGCACATCGGCGCCTTCTTCGATCTCGACGGCACCCTGATCGACGGGTTCACCCCGTCGGCCCACGCGCGCCACCGAATCCGGAACCGGCAGGCCAAGATTGGCGAACTGTTCGGGATCCTGGAGGCGGCCCTGCGCTATCGCTGGGGACGCATGGAGTTCGACCGCCTGCTGGTGCGGGCCGCCGGCTACCTGCGCGGGACCGGTCTGGCCGAACTGGAGGAACTCGGCGAGCAGCTGTTCGAAGAGCAGATCCGGCCCCGGCTGCACACCGAGATGCTGCGGCTGATCGGCATCCATCAGGACCTCGGGCACACTGTGGTGCTCAGTTCGTCGGCGCTGACCATCCACGCCGGGCCCGTCGCGCGGGGGCTGGCCATCCCGCACCTGATCTGCAACCACTTCGAGGTCGACGCGCACGGCCGGCTCACCGGCGACATCGTCACGCCGATCATCTGGGGCGCGCGCAAGGCCGCGGCCGCCACGGATTTCAGCGCCCGCCACGGCGTGGCCCTCGAGCACAGTTACTTCTACGCCGACGGCGACGAGGACGCGGCGCTGATGCGCCGGGTGGGCAATCCGCGGCCGGTCAACCCGCGACCGGGGCTGGCCGCGGCGGCCGACGAACACGGCTGGCCGATCCTGCGGGTCGGTGGTGCGGGGCGGCGCCCGCTGCGCATCGGGTTGAATACCTGGCGTGGGCGAACTCTTCGAGGTGCGTGA
- the tgt gene encoding tRNA guanosine(34) transglycosylase Tgt, protein MGELFEVRETLPDGRGRAGVIRTPHGDVETPAFIAVGTKATVKAVLPETMKSLGAQAVLANAYHLYLQPGPDVVDEAGGLGKFMNWSGPTFTDSGGFQVLSLGAGFRKVLSMDANRVQADDVIAEGKERLARVDDDGVTFTSHLDGSRHRFTPEVSMGIQHQLGADIIFAFDELTTLVNTRGYQEQSVRRTHAWAQRCVDEHRRLTRERADKPYQALFGVVQGAQYEDLRRKAARGLVEIRDADGRGFDGYGIGGALEKQNLATIVGWVTDELPDDKPRHLLGISEPDDLFAAVAAGADTFDCVSPSRVARNAAIYAATGRYNITGACYKRDFTPLDPECDCYTCAHYTRAYIHHLFKAKEMLASTLCTIHNERFIIRLVDDIRAAIGDGRFEDLREHVLGRYYRS, encoded by the coding sequence GTGGGCGAACTCTTCGAGGTGCGTGAGACGCTGCCGGACGGCCGCGGTCGCGCCGGGGTGATCCGCACCCCGCACGGTGACGTCGAGACCCCGGCCTTCATCGCCGTCGGCACCAAGGCCACCGTCAAGGCGGTTCTGCCCGAGACCATGAAATCCCTTGGTGCCCAAGCGGTCCTGGCCAATGCCTACCACCTGTACCTGCAGCCGGGCCCGGACGTGGTGGACGAGGCCGGCGGGCTGGGCAAGTTCATGAACTGGTCCGGGCCCACGTTCACCGACAGCGGCGGATTCCAGGTGCTCTCCCTGGGTGCCGGCTTCCGCAAGGTGTTGTCAATGGACGCCAACCGCGTGCAGGCCGACGACGTGATCGCCGAGGGCAAGGAACGGTTGGCCCGCGTCGACGACGACGGCGTGACGTTCACCTCGCACCTCGACGGGTCCAGGCACCGGTTCACCCCCGAGGTGTCGATGGGCATCCAGCACCAGCTGGGCGCCGACATCATCTTCGCGTTCGACGAGCTCACCACGTTGGTCAACACCCGCGGCTACCAGGAGCAGTCGGTGCGCCGGACGCACGCGTGGGCCCAGCGCTGCGTCGACGAGCATCGGCGGCTGACCCGCGAGCGCGCCGACAAGCCCTATCAGGCGTTGTTCGGGGTGGTGCAGGGTGCGCAGTACGAGGATCTGCGCCGGAAGGCCGCGCGCGGCCTGGTCGAGATCCGCGACGCGGACGGCCGCGGGTTCGACGGGTACGGCATTGGCGGGGCGCTGGAGAAGCAGAACCTGGCGACGATCGTCGGCTGGGTCACCGACGAGTTGCCCGACGACAAGCCGCGGCACCTGCTGGGCATCAGCGAACCCGACGACCTGTTCGCGGCCGTGGCCGCCGGCGCCGACACGTTCGACTGTGTGTCGCCGTCGCGGGTGGCCCGCAACGCGGCCATCTACGCGGCGACGGGGCGCTACAACATCACCGGGGCGTGCTACAAGCGGGACTTCACGCCGCTGGACCCGGAGTGTGACTGCTACACCTGCGCGCATTACACCCGCGCCTACATCCATCACCTGTTCAAGGCCAAGGAGATGCTGGCCTCCACGCTGTGCACCATCCACAACGAGCGGTTCATCATCCGGCTCGTCGACGACATCCGCGCCGCCATCGGCGACGGGCGCTTCGAGGATCTGCGTGAGCACGTCCTCGGCCGGTACTACCGGTCCTGA
- a CDS encoding cytochrome P450, whose amino-acid sequence MPGLAEPKELLLRLLDPAHRADPYPLYSEIRERGPIVIPEANFAVFGTYAQCDEIFRHPASGNDRLKSSVAQKAVAEGQPARPFGQPGFLFLDPPDHTRLRKLAQKAFAPRVVKALEPEIVALVDQLLANLKPDSEFDVIAGLAYPLPVAVICRLLGVPLSDEPKFSAASGLLAQGLDPFITFTGEVSDTFSDRLEAGHWLRGYLRDLVGQRRGDPREDLISELIAAEEDGDQLTEDEIVATCNLLLIAGHETTVNLIANAILAMLREPRHWAALAADADRASAIVEETLRFDPPVQLSSRVATAEMTIDGITIPAGDSMMVMMASAQRDPQMYDDPDTFDPDRGAIRHLAFGLGPHFCLGAPLARLEATIALSALTARFPNARLAGDPVYKPNVTLRGMATLPLTL is encoded by the coding sequence ATGCCGGGTCTCGCCGAACCCAAGGAACTGCTCCTCCGCCTGCTCGATCCCGCCCACCGGGCCGATCCGTATCCGCTCTACAGCGAGATCCGGGAGCGCGGACCCATCGTGATCCCGGAGGCCAACTTCGCGGTGTTCGGCACCTACGCGCAGTGCGACGAGATCTTCCGGCACCCGGCCTCGGGCAACGACCGGCTCAAGTCCAGCGTCGCGCAGAAGGCCGTCGCGGAAGGCCAGCCCGCCCGGCCGTTCGGCCAGCCCGGATTCCTGTTCCTCGACCCGCCCGACCACACCCGACTGCGCAAGCTGGCGCAGAAGGCCTTCGCGCCCCGGGTGGTCAAGGCGCTCGAGCCGGAGATCGTCGCGCTGGTCGACCAGTTACTGGCAAACCTGAAGCCGGACAGCGAGTTCGACGTGATCGCCGGGCTGGCTTACCCGCTGCCGGTCGCCGTGATCTGCCGGTTGCTCGGCGTCCCGCTGTCCGACGAGCCCAAGTTCAGCGCGGCCTCCGGTCTGCTGGCGCAGGGCCTGGACCCGTTCATCACGTTCACCGGCGAGGTGTCCGACACCTTCTCCGACCGGCTCGAGGCCGGCCACTGGCTGCGCGGTTACCTGCGGGATCTGGTGGGGCAGCGCCGCGGCGACCCCCGCGAAGATCTGATCTCCGAGCTGATCGCCGCCGAGGAGGACGGCGATCAGTTGACCGAGGACGAGATTGTCGCGACCTGCAACCTGCTGCTGATCGCCGGGCACGAGACGACGGTGAACCTGATCGCCAACGCCATCCTGGCCATGCTGCGCGAGCCGCGGCACTGGGCGGCGCTGGCCGCTGACGCCGACCGCGCATCGGCCATCGTCGAGGAGACGCTGCGCTTCGACCCGCCGGTGCAGCTGTCCAGCCGGGTCGCCACCGCCGAGATGACCATCGACGGGATCACCATTCCGGCCGGGGATTCGATGATGGTGATGATGGCCTCGGCCCAGCGGGATCCGCAGATGTACGACGATCCCGACACCTTCGACCCGGACCGCGGCGCCATCCGGCACCTGGCGTTCGGGCTGGGCCCGCACTTCTGCCTGGGCGCGCCGCTGGCCCGGCTGGAGGCCACGATCGCGTTGTCCGCGTTGACCGCTCGCTTCCCGAACGCTCGGCTGGCCGGCGATCCGGTCTACAAGCCGAACGTGACCCTGCGGGGCATGGCGACGTTACCGCTGACGCTATGA
- a CDS encoding flavin monoamine oxidase family protein — MTHEADVVVVGAGLSGLIAARTLLAAGLRPLVLEADNRVGGRILTEEVLPGLPVEIGAQWIGDTHHRMFALADELGVPTFPQYEDGETSYELVGSGVLRENDFHTRFADELAELDRVLRVLDELAAEVPPEAPWRAPRAAEWDAITAGAWYDGQGLSPVARTLLEICTVGILAVPTVEVSFLHLLFTIQTCGVTAELFAESEGGAQTTRFVGGTGEIPRRLAALLTAHLVLDAPVQLIEHGPGGVTVHCRGGVAARARRVIVAISPTLAGRIMYDPPLPGRRDQLTQRLPNAAAMKAFFVYDEPFWRAEGLNGQLISDVGPARMSNDTCLPDDGRGVLLLFLEGEQARVYGALPEVERRAALTAELVRHFGSRAARPEAYVDGEWSERPWTRGCYNANCGPLVWTSYGSALAEPIGVIHWASTDTATRWSAYMEGAVEAGERAARAVIAELS, encoded by the coding sequence GTGACGCACGAGGCGGACGTGGTCGTGGTCGGGGCGGGCCTGTCGGGGCTGATCGCGGCGCGCACGCTGCTGGCGGCCGGCCTGCGGCCGCTGGTGCTCGAGGCCGACAACCGGGTGGGCGGACGGATCCTCACCGAGGAGGTGCTGCCCGGGCTGCCGGTGGAGATCGGCGCGCAGTGGATCGGCGACACCCACCATCGGATGTTCGCACTCGCCGACGAACTCGGGGTGCCGACCTTTCCGCAGTACGAGGACGGCGAGACCTCCTACGAGCTGGTGGGCTCGGGAGTGCTGCGGGAGAACGACTTTCACACCCGCTTCGCCGACGAGCTGGCCGAGCTCGACCGGGTGCTGCGGGTCCTCGACGAGCTGGCCGCCGAGGTTCCGCCGGAGGCGCCGTGGCGGGCGCCACGGGCCGCCGAGTGGGACGCGATCACCGCCGGTGCCTGGTACGACGGGCAGGGGCTCTCGCCGGTGGCGCGCACGCTGCTCGAGATCTGCACGGTCGGGATCCTGGCGGTGCCCACCGTCGAGGTGTCGTTCCTGCATCTGCTGTTCACCATCCAGACCTGCGGGGTCACCGCGGAACTGTTCGCCGAATCCGAGGGCGGCGCGCAGACCACCCGGTTCGTCGGCGGCACCGGCGAGATTCCGCGCCGGCTCGCCGCATTGCTCACCGCACACCTCGTGCTCGACGCGCCGGTGCAGCTGATCGAGCACGGGCCCGGCGGCGTCACCGTGCACTGCCGCGGCGGCGTGGCGGCCCGGGCGCGGCGGGTGATCGTCGCGATCTCGCCGACGCTGGCGGGCCGGATCATGTACGACCCGCCGCTGCCGGGACGGCGCGATCAGCTGACCCAGCGGCTGCCCAACGCCGCGGCGATGAAGGCGTTCTTCGTCTACGACGAGCCGTTCTGGCGCGCCGAGGGGCTCAACGGGCAGCTGATCTCCGATGTCGGCCCGGCGCGGATGTCCAACGACACCTGCCTGCCCGACGACGGGCGCGGGGTGCTGCTGCTGTTCCTCGAGGGTGAGCAGGCCCGCGTGTACGGGGCGCTGCCCGAGGTCGAGCGGCGTGCGGCGCTGACCGCGGAGCTGGTCCGGCACTTCGGTTCCCGGGCCGCGCGCCCGGAAGCCTACGTCGACGGCGAGTGGTCGGAGCGGCCGTGGACCCGCGGCTGCTACAACGCCAACTGCGGACCGTTGGTGTGGACCAGCTACGGCTCCGCGCTGGCCGAACCCATCGGCGTGATCCATTGGGCCTCAACCGATACCGCGACGCGGTGGAGCGCCTACATGGAGGGCGCGGTGGAGGCGGGCGAGCGAGCGGCGCGGGCCGTCATCGCCGAGCTGTCATAG
- a CDS encoding amino acid ABC transporter ATP-binding protein, with protein sequence MSTAAQFRVDARDVWKAFGDNEVLKGVSFTVAQGSVTTIIGPSGSGKTTLLRALNALDRPDRGRIKVGDVELDFADRIAADRLRRYRAQSGMVFQSHNLFPHKTVLENVTEGPLIVQKRPRAEVEDEAAELLRQVGLADKRDQYPYQLSGGQQQRVGIARALALRPKVVLFDEPTSALDPELVGEVLSVIKDLAVQGWTLVVVTHEIQFARQVSDQVLFTDRGVILEQGSPAEVIGNPKEERTRQFLERILNPL encoded by the coding sequence GTGAGCACAGCAGCGCAGTTCCGGGTCGACGCCCGTGACGTGTGGAAGGCCTTCGGCGACAACGAGGTCCTCAAGGGCGTCTCGTTCACCGTGGCCCAGGGCTCGGTGACGACGATCATCGGCCCGTCCGGGTCGGGGAAGACGACACTGCTGCGCGCGCTCAACGCGCTCGACCGGCCCGACCGGGGCCGGATCAAGGTCGGCGACGTCGAACTCGACTTCGCCGACCGGATCGCCGCCGACCGGCTGCGCCGTTACCGCGCGCAGAGCGGCATGGTGTTCCAGTCGCACAATCTGTTCCCGCACAAGACCGTTCTGGAGAACGTCACCGAGGGCCCGCTGATCGTGCAGAAGCGGCCGCGCGCCGAGGTCGAGGACGAGGCCGCCGAACTGCTGCGCCAGGTCGGGCTGGCCGACAAGCGCGATCAGTACCCCTACCAGCTGTCCGGGGGTCAGCAGCAGCGGGTGGGCATCGCGCGGGCGTTGGCGCTGCGGCCCAAGGTGGTGCTGTTCGACGAGCCGACCTCGGCGCTGGACCCCGAACTCGTCGGCGAGGTGCTGTCGGTCATCAAGGATCTCGCGGTGCAGGGCTGGACCCTGGTGGTGGTGACCCACGAGATCCAGTTCGCGCGGCAGGTGTCCGATCAGGTGCTGTTCACCGACCGCGGCGTCATCCTGGAGCAGGGCTCACCCGCGGAGGTCATCGGCAATCCGAAGGAGGAGCGCACCCGGCAGTTCCTGGAGCGAATTCTCAACCCGCTGTAG
- a CDS encoding ABC transporter permease subunit (The N-terminal region of this protein, as described by TIGR01726, is a three transmembrane segment that identifies a subfamily of ABC transporter permease subunits, which specificities that include histidine, arginine, glutamine, glutamate, L-cystine (sic), the opines (in Agrobacterium) octopine and nopaline, etc.) gives MSYSARRRALLPIAVLVALLAGVLAACGSATTDAENPIESAGVLRVGTEGVYAPFSYHDPATGALAGYDVDVARAVGERLGVPVEFVETPWDSIFAALEANRFDVVANQVTITPEREARYDLSQPYAVGEGVIVTRAADTSITSLADIEGKVAGETATSNWAQVARDNGARVETVEGFTQAIKLLSQGRVDLVINDSIAVYAYLAETGDTGVKIAGTTGETSEQGFAARKDSGLLPELNAALDELRADGTLSTISQRYLEADASSVAAAEAQPRSVWQLIADNLWPLAKAAITMTIPLTIISFAIGLVLALLVALARMSSNRLLRNTSRLYISIIRGTPLLVQLFIVFYALPEFGVRIDPFPAAVIAFSLNVGGYAAEIIRAAIQSIPKGQWEAAETIGMGYSTTLQRIVLPQAARVAVPPLSNTLISLVKDTSLASTILVTELLRTAQIAAAPTFEFFAMYGTAAAYYWVICLALSFAQGRVEQRLERFVAK, from the coding sequence GTGAGCTACTCCGCGCGGCGCCGAGCGCTGCTACCCATCGCCGTGCTCGTCGCGCTGCTCGCCGGAGTGCTGGCCGCGTGCGGGTCGGCGACCACCGACGCCGAGAATCCGATCGAGTCCGCCGGCGTGCTACGCGTCGGCACCGAGGGCGTCTACGCCCCGTTCAGCTATCACGACCCCGCCACCGGCGCCCTAGCCGGCTACGACGTCGACGTGGCCCGGGCGGTCGGCGAACGTCTGGGTGTGCCGGTCGAATTCGTCGAAACCCCGTGGGATTCGATCTTCGCCGCGCTGGAGGCCAACCGGTTCGACGTCGTCGCCAACCAGGTCACGATCACCCCGGAGCGCGAGGCCCGCTACGACCTGTCGCAGCCCTACGCCGTCGGCGAGGGGGTGATCGTCACCCGCGCCGCCGACACCAGCATCACCTCGCTGGCCGACATCGAGGGCAAGGTCGCCGGCGAGACCGCGACCAGCAACTGGGCCCAGGTGGCCCGCGACAACGGGGCGCGCGTCGAGACCGTCGAGGGCTTCACGCAGGCGATCAAGCTGCTCAGCCAGGGCCGGGTGGATCTGGTCATCAACGACAGCATCGCGGTCTACGCCTACCTCGCCGAGACCGGCGACACCGGGGTGAAGATCGCCGGGACCACCGGCGAGACCAGCGAACAGGGCTTCGCCGCGCGCAAGGACAGCGGCCTGCTCCCGGAGTTGAACGCCGCGCTCGACGAACTGCGCGCCGACGGCACCCTGAGCACGATCTCGCAGCGCTACCTCGAGGCCGACGCGTCCAGCGTCGCGGCCGCCGAGGCGCAACCGCGCTCGGTGTGGCAGTTGATCGCCGACAACCTGTGGCCGCTGGCCAAGGCCGCGATCACCATGACCATCCCGCTGACCATCATCAGCTTCGCCATCGGCTTGGTGCTCGCACTGCTGGTGGCGTTGGCGCGGATGTCGTCGAACCGGCTGCTGCGCAACACCTCCCGGCTCTACATCTCGATCATCCGGGGCACGCCGCTGCTGGTGCAGCTGTTCATCGTGTTCTACGCGCTGCCGGAGTTCGGCGTGCGGATCGACCCGTTCCCCGCGGCGGTGATCGCGTTCAGCCTCAACGTCGGCGGCTACGCGGCCGAGATCATCCGCGCGGCCATCCAGAGCATCCCCAAGGGGCAGTGGGAGGCCGCCGAGACCATCGGGATGGGTTACTCGACCACGCTGCAGCGGATCGTGCTGCCGCAGGCCGCGCGGGTGGCCGTGCCGCCGCTGTCCAACACGCTGATATCGCTGGTGAAGGACACCTCGCTGGCGTCGACCATCCTGGTGACCGAACTGCTGCGCACCGCGCAGATCGCCGCCGCACCCACCTTCGAGTTCTTCGCGATGTACGGCACCGCGGCCGCCTACTACTGGGTGATCTGCCTGGCGCTGTCGTTCGCGCAGGGCCGCGTGGAACAACGACTGGAAAGGTTCGTGGCCAAGTGA
- the gluQRS gene encoding tRNA glutamyl-Q(34) synthetase GluQRS, translated as MSRSPGAGRFAPSPSADLHIGNLRTAILAWLFARTTGRRFLMRVEDLDDRTFPEVAARQLDDLAALGLDWDGPTEYQTAHGHRYDAAIAELSGRGLTFECYCSRKDILSAPRAPHAPEGAYPGTCRDLTDAQREQRRTTGRPPALRLRSDVTEYTVSDVLHGDYTGVVDDLVLRRGDGVPAYNLAVVVDDAATGIDQVVRGDDLLSSSPRQAYLAALLGHSAPVYAHVPLVLNAEGKRLAKRDGAVTLAEIGVAAALRQIADSLGYRSATVGGMLDEFDPARLPREPWIYRPA; from the coding sequence GTGTCCCGCTCCCCCGGCGCGGGCCGGTTCGCGCCGAGCCCGTCGGCCGACCTGCACATCGGCAACCTGCGCACCGCGATACTGGCGTGGCTGTTCGCCCGCACCACCGGCCGCCGGTTCCTGATGCGTGTCGAAGACCTCGATGACCGCACGTTCCCCGAGGTCGCCGCCCGTCAGCTCGACGACCTGGCCGCCCTCGGCCTGGACTGGGACGGACCCACCGAATACCAGACCGCGCACGGGCACCGCTACGACGCGGCCATCGCCGAGCTGAGCGGCCGGGGCCTGACCTTCGAATGCTATTGCAGCAGAAAGGACATCCTGTCCGCGCCGCGCGCGCCGCACGCCCCCGAGGGCGCCTATCCGGGCACCTGCCGGGACCTCACCGATGCGCAGCGCGAACAGCGCCGGACGACCGGGCGTCCGCCGGCCTTGCGGCTGCGCTCGGACGTCACCGAGTACACCGTCTCCGACGTACTGCACGGCGACTACACCGGCGTGGTCGACGACCTGGTGCTGCGCCGCGGCGACGGGGTGCCCGCCTACAACCTGGCGGTGGTGGTCGACGACGCCGCGACCGGCATCGATCAGGTGGTGCGCGGCGACGACCTGCTGTCGTCGTCGCCGCGACAGGCGTATCTCGCTGCGCTGCTGGGCCATTCGGCGCCGGTCTACGCCCACGTCCCGCTGGTGCTCAACGCCGAGGGCAAGCGGCTGGCCAAGCGCGACGGTGCGGTGACGCTGGCCGAGATCGGCGTCGCCGCGGCGCTGCGGCAGATCGCCGACTCGCTGGGCTATCGGTCGGCCACGGTGGGCGGCATGCTCGACGAGTTCGATCCCGCCCGGTTGCCGCGCGAACCGTGGATCTACCGGCCCGCTTAG
- a CDS encoding MBL fold metallo-hydrolase: MRQLRPDLWETRADAPFPGLTTHAYLWTGGAAGNVLFYSLLTDADFEALDDLAGLGGLAHQYLSHRDEAGPMLATIARRFGPRLHAPAAEIADIAEHARVDVPLTARHTDDNGIEVIPTPGHSPGSTSYLVPGADGARYLFTGDTVILGDDGRWFAGYIPPMSQAEPLAASLRLLATLTPDMVISSAFAGEAGAHELGDRSWADCVGEALAGLEARAG, translated from the coding sequence ATGCGACAGCTTCGCCCCGACCTGTGGGAAACCCGCGCCGACGCACCGTTTCCCGGTCTGACCACCCACGCCTATCTGTGGACCGGCGGCGCGGCCGGCAACGTGTTGTTCTACTCGCTGCTGACCGACGCGGACTTCGAGGCCTTGGACGACCTTGCCGGCCTCGGCGGCCTGGCCCACCAGTACCTGTCCCACCGCGACGAGGCCGGGCCCATGTTGGCGACCATCGCGCGCAGGTTCGGTCCGCGGTTGCACGCCCCGGCCGCCGAGATCGCCGACATCGCCGAACACGCCCGCGTCGACGTGCCGCTGACCGCCCGGCACACCGACGACAACGGCATCGAGGTGATCCCCACGCCCGGCCACAGCCCCGGCAGCACCAGCTATCTGGTGCCCGGCGCCGACGGCGCGCGCTACCTGTTCACCGGTGACACCGTGATCCTCGGCGACGACGGCCGCTGGTTCGCCGGCTACATCCCGCCGATGAGCCAGGCCGAACCCCTGGCCGCGAGCCTGCGCCTGCTGGCGACGCTGACGCCCGACATGGTGATCTCCAGCGCCTTCGCCGGCGAGGCCGGGGCGCACGAGTTGGGCGACCGGTCCTGGGCCGACTGCGTCGGCGAGGCGCTGGCCGGCCTGGAGGCTCGCGCGGGGTAG